The proteins below are encoded in one region of Pseudomonas putida NBRC 14164:
- a CDS encoding DUF7168 domain-containing protein, translating to MREYRLTELDVRLSDVDEVQSEKPRANRRPTWDRHLSGIVARVFGCRPLSYKHWCESSGRMVERALFVGVMPAPQIAMYAYETLLTKLTQARRDYVASVRSGKRRSAYSPKTAGDHFAIAWVSVVHGKIHELVPEGEEDPAIEQCTSGRDLVKVESQDKALIEKHGIWIERGWRWAWLARVSRAVLDRQPGDTRADAA from the coding sequence ATGCGTGAGTATCGTCTCACCGAGCTGGATGTGCGCCTGAGCGATGTAGATGAAGTCCAGTCGGAGAAGCCCAGGGCGAACCGCCGGCCAACCTGGGATCGGCACCTAAGCGGCATTGTGGCCAGGGTGTTCGGGTGCCGACCGCTCTCTTATAAACACTGGTGCGAGTCGTCCGGGCGAATGGTTGAGCGGGCCTTGTTCGTAGGCGTGATGCCTGCGCCGCAGATCGCGATGTATGCCTACGAGACCTTGCTCACCAAGCTGACGCAGGCTCGCCGCGACTACGTGGCCTCGGTCAGGAGTGGTAAGCGCCGCAGCGCCTACTCCCCCAAGACAGCCGGCGATCACTTCGCAATCGCGTGGGTTTCAGTGGTGCACGGCAAGATCCATGAGCTGGTGCCGGAGGGCGAAGAAGATCCAGCCATCGAGCAGTGCACTAGTGGGCGCGACCTGGTAAAGGTGGAAAGCCAGGACAAAGCGCTGATCGAGAAGCACGGGATATGGATCGAGCGAGGCTGGAGGTGGGCTTGGCTGGCCCGCGTGTCCAGGGCGGTGCTCGATCGCCAGCCCGGCGATACCCGGGCCGACGCAGCATGA
- a CDS encoding single-stranded DNA-binding protein translates to MSRGVNKVSLVGTCGQDPDVRYLPNGNAVTNLSLATSEQWTDNQSGQKVERTEWHRVSLFGKVAEIAGEYLRKGSQCYIEGKLQTREWEKDGIKRYTTEIIVDINGTMQLLGSRPQGHQTGQIPDRQPRQQRPARQQQNQQSAPPDHDSFDD, encoded by the coding sequence ATGAGTCGCGGGGTCAACAAGGTCAGTTTGGTAGGAACCTGCGGCCAAGACCCTGACGTGCGCTACCTGCCGAACGGCAACGCCGTCACAAACCTCAGCCTGGCCACAAGCGAGCAGTGGACTGACAACCAGTCGGGGCAGAAGGTCGAGCGCACAGAGTGGCACCGGGTGTCGCTGTTCGGAAAGGTCGCCGAGATTGCCGGCGAATACCTGCGAAAGGGCTCCCAGTGCTACATCGAGGGCAAGCTGCAGACCCGCGAGTGGGAGAAGGACGGCATCAAGCGCTACACCACGGAAATCATCGTGGACATCAACGGGACCATGCAGCTACTCGGTAGCCGGCCGCAGGGTCATCAAACAGGGCAAATCCCCGATAGGCAGCCACGTCAACAACGCCCCGCCCGCCAGCAGCAGAACCAGCAGTCAGCGCCGCCTGACCACGACAGCTTCGACGACTAA
- a CDS encoding DUF3168 domain-containing protein, translating into MADPSLALQEAVFARLQAEVSCPIYDGAPLNAEMPYLSIDREVSVNSSPISGRKRETRLLYLSVWSDAVGQAEVKRINGEVIAALDERRLPLEVGRAVSVRVEQSDADGITYQGSLTVRVITTH; encoded by the coding sequence ATGGCTGATCCATCTCTGGCTCTGCAGGAGGCAGTCTTTGCCAGGCTTCAGGCGGAGGTAAGCTGCCCGATTTACGACGGCGCGCCGCTGAACGCCGAAATGCCGTACCTCTCCATCGATCGAGAGGTTTCGGTCAACAGCAGCCCGATATCGGGCCGCAAGCGCGAAACGCGCCTGCTGTACCTGTCGGTCTGGTCCGATGCCGTGGGCCAGGCCGAGGTCAAGCGCATCAACGGCGAAGTTATCGCCGCCCTCGATGAGCGCCGGCTGCCGCTGGAGGTGGGGCGCGCGGTTTCCGTTCGGGTCGAACAGTCCGACGCCGACGGCATCACTTACCAGGGCTCGCTCACCGTCCGCGTGATCACCACCCACTAA